The DNA sequence TGCTGTCCGCCGATTCCGGCCACGCCCCCGCGGCGATCGTGAGCGGCCCACCGGGAATCGGGAAGACGAGCCTCGCCGTTCACTGGGCGCACCACGCGGCCGACCGCTTCCCCGGCGGCATCGTCTGCATCGACCTGCAGGGCTTCGGGCCGGCACCGGCGAGGACGACCGACGAGATCGTCGATCTCGCACTGACCGCACTCGACTACCCGATCGACCACCTCGTCAGCGCCACCGCACGCGCCGCGCAACTGCGCGCGCTGCTCGGCCGGCAGGCACCGCTGCTCATCGTCCTCGACAACGTGGGTAGCTCCGAGCAGGTCGACACCCTCCTCGAGCTCGTCGAGTCGTGCACCGTGCTGATCACCTCACGGAGCTCGCTGCACGCCCTGGCCCGCCGGCACGACATCCCCACGATCAAGCTCGGCCACCTCGACGAGGAACATTCGTTCACGTTGCTCAGCAGGCGCATGCGAGGGCGCGCCGAGCAGGAACCCGAGGCCGCTCAGGCGCTGGCCCGGCTCGGCGACGGCCTCCCGCTGGCCTTGACGCTGCTGGCCCAGCGCGCCGCCAGCCGACCCAGCCTCGGCCTCGGCACCATGCTCGAGCAGCTGAGGGATCCGGACACGATGCTGAGCATCGGCGACGACGGGGACGACGCCAGCCTGCGAACCACGTTCTCCGCGTCGTACCAGGCGCTCGACGCCACTGCCCAGGATGTGTTCCGGCTCTTCGGTCACCACCCCGGGGCCGAAATCCACGCCGACACGCTCTTCTCGGCCAGCACCCATTCCAAGGTGGCCACCCGCCGCGCACTCGAGAACCTCGTCGCCTGGCACCTCATCGACCAGCCACGCGAGACCGACCGGTACCGCATTCCCGACATCTTCCACCGCTACTCGCGGACCCTGACCCCGGACGAAAGCGATCTGCGGCCGCTGCGCCGGGTGCTGTCGCACTACCTGCACACCGCGGCGCGCGCCCACTTGACCGCACACCCCTACGGGAACCGGCCACCGCTCATCCCGGCCGAGCCGGGAATCGTCCCGACCACCTTCGACACGGCCACCGCGGCGATGCACTGGGCCCTCCTCGAGCGGGGAAACCTCTCCGCACTGGTCACCGAGGCCGAACGCCGCGAACTCTACGACTACGCGATCATCCTGCCGCACCTTCTCACCGACACGTGGGCCCGCTACGGCCGCCATGCCGACATGACGCACGGGCTCACGGTCGCGGCCAGGGCGGCGAAAGCCGCCGGCAACGTCATCGCCGAAGCCTCGACCCTCAACGACCTCGGCGAACTGCACCTCATCCTCGGCAACGACCGGGAGGCGCACGTCTACCTGACCCGTGCGCTGGAACTGGCCACGCAGTACGACGAAGCCACCGGGATGCTCACCGTCAACATCAACCTGGCCCGCTTCCACCGGCACGGCGGCGAGCACGCCGAAGCCATCGCCTGCTACCAGCGGTGCATCAGCCAGGCGCGCCGGATTCCCGACCCCGTCCGGGAAGGCAAGGCCGAGCACTACCTCGCCGACACCCTTGCCGACCTCGACCGGCACCGGCAGGCTCTGCCGCACTACCACCGGGCGCTACACCTGCGCACCGTCCTCGGTGACACGGTGGGGCAGATCGCGACCCACACGGCGCTGACCGTGCTGCACACGCACGAGCAGCGGCTGGAACTCGCCCACATGCACTGCCGGCAGGCGCTGGCCACCCTCGAGGATCGCGACGATCTCACCGCGAAGATGAAGCTGCTGGCCGCTCGCGCCCGGCTGGCGCACGCCGAAGGCAACACCCGCGAGGCGCTCCGGCTGGCCTGGGACGCCGTGGCCGTCGCCCGGCAGGCCCACAACGCCACCGGGCAGGCACGCGCGCTCGAGACTCTCGGCGACATCCTGCTCAGCCTGCACAATCCCCGCGACGCGATCGACGCCTGGACCGAGGCCATCGCCTTCTACCGGGGCCGGGGCCGGGACACCAAGGCCGCCCGGCTCCAGGCACGCCTGGACGAGGTCATCGTCGACACCGACGAGCTCATCCCGGGCACCCGCAGAGGCGACGAAGACACCGTCGCCATGCCGAGCCCACCTCGCCGGGACCGGGCACACAAACACTAAAGGGTGAATCTCTACCCTGGTCCGCACCATGTTGTCACCCAGGTGCGGGCCGGAGCTGCGCAGCTCGGTGGTCACGCATCAGCACGCGACTACCGAGCGTGGTTCTCACTTGTCGCTGACGGCATTGCAAGCCGCGCAATCTCTCCCCTAGGGTCTCCGTCGGCACGCATGATTCATGTTGTGTACGTTTCCGGCGCACGGATCAGCAGATCCCGAAGTCCCCATCCAGCAAGGAGCACGTTGAGCACGTTCATGCACGACCCCGCGACCTACGCCACCCTCGCCACCACCGCCCTGCTCGTGGTGTGCAACTGGTGGCGTTGCTGACGGGGCGATGACGGCCGTGGTGCCCCGTGCAGCTCTCCGGGGCACCCTCTGGCTCCTGACGTGCCGGTACCGTCCCGACCATGACCAGCACCGCGCCCTGGTGGGGCACCAGCCTTTTCACCCTGGCCACCGGCCTGGTGACCGGCCTGATCGCCGCGTTCGCCGCACTGGCCCCGAAGCGCACGGAGCGCCGGCTCGAGCGGCGACGGCTCTCCCGCGAGTACAAAGAGACCGCGTACCCGGAGATCACCCGTGCGACCTACGCGCTCGCGACAGCACCGCTCTGGTCGACCCCCGCCGAAGAGCACAAGGCCCTTCTGCAGGATCTCGTCGCCGCGACGCACACCGCCGCCTTCTTCGCCCCCACGCCCGTGATCACCGCCATCCACGAACTCCTGGAAGCCGCGAACAGCCTGAGCGACCGGCGCGACGACATCCGCGCCACCAGCCGGCCCGGCCACCAAGGCTCGATCGACCTCGCGCGCGCAGAAGAGCACGCCGAAGCGCTCGATCAGATCCGAGCCGCTCTGCAGACTTTCGTCGACGCGAGCCGGGCGGACCTCGAAATCCCGGGTGGCTACCCGATCCTGATCACTCCCGCCTGACGCCGTTCGCGTCCCGCGATCAACCCGAAACCACTTCCCCGCCCTGCACCACGTGCCGGAAGGGCCGGGTCAGTACCCCGACGTCGGCGAGCGGGTCGCCGTCCACCACCACGAGGTCCGCGTGCGCGCCGACGGCCAGGGTGCCGATCTCGCCCGTCAGGTTCAGCAGGTCCGCCGCCGTCGACGTCGCCGCGCGGATCACCTCCAGGGGTGACTGGACTTCGGCGCGCAGGCGGAACTCGTGGTTCTGGTGGCGGTGCATACCGCCGAGGAGGTCGGTGCCGTAGACCAGCTTCACGCCGCCGCGGGACGCGCGTTCGAGGGCGGCCAGGCCCGCGTCGAGGACCGCGTCCACCTTGCGCCAGCTGGATTCCGGCAGGCCGTGCTCGCGGCCTTCCTCCTTCAGCGCCCAGTACGTCACCAGCGTCGGCACCAGGTACGCGTCCCGCGCGAGGAACAGCTCCACGCTGCGGTCGTCGAGGAGGTTGCCGTGTTCGATCGACCGGACTCCCAGCTCGAGGGCCCGGTTGACGGCGCGGGCGGTGTACGCGTGCGCCGCGACGTACCGGTTCGCCGCCTCCGCCTCCTCGACGATCGCGCGCAGCTCGTCGGCCGAGTACTGCGTCGAGTCGATCCGGTCGGTCGGGGACGCGACGCCGCCCGAGGCCATCACCTTGAGGTGGTGGGCGCCCTTGCGCAGCTCGTCGCGGGCGGCGGCGCGGACCGCGTCGACGCCGTCGGCGATCCGGCTGAGGCCCGCGCAGCACGGGTGGTCGTCCCGGACGCGGGTGCCGCGGGTGCGGCTGTCGCCGTGCCCGCCGGTCTGGCTCAGCGCCTTGCCGCAGAACAGCAGCCGTGGCCCGCGGAACAGCCCTTCCGCCTGCGCGTCGGCGAGGCCGTAGTCGGCGCCCGCGACGTCGCGGACCGTGGTGAAGCCGCGGTCGAGCATCCCGCTCATGATCCGGGCGGCCTGGGCGGCCGCGTAGGCCGGTGACTGCGCCGGCAGCGAGCCGAGGTCCGCGGTCGACGCGGTGACGTGCACGTGCGCGTCGATCAGCCCGGGCAGCACGACGGCGCCGCGCAGGTCGAGCGTCCGCACGTCGGCGGCGGCCGGCCCCGGCCCGGCCTCGGCGATCCGGCCGTCGGCGCACCGCAGGTCACCCTCGGTGTACTCCCCCGTCGCCGGATCGAGCAGGCGGGCGTTGCGCAGGAGCAGCGAGGAGGTCACCACGCCATTGGATCGGGCCGCCGCTCCGGATTCAACTGTGACCCAGCTCACGTCGTCGTCACGACGGTTTCCGGCGCTCCCGGCGGTCTTGATCCGGACCGCACCGCACCACCACCCGGAGGGCCCGATGTCCCACTCCAGCCAGACCGCCGTCGTCACCGGAGCCGGCCGCGGCTTCGGACGCGCGATCGCCGCCGCGCTCGTCGCCGACGGCTACACCGTCGTCGGCATCGCTCGCAGTGAAGCCGAGCTCGACGCGGCCCGGGACGAGCTCGGCGAGCGGTTCGTGCCCGTCGCCGCCGACGCGACCGAGGACACGCTCGCGCAAGACGTCCTCCACGAGCACCGGCCGGCGCTGCTCGTGCTCAACGCCGGGGCCGTGCCGCCCATGGCGCCGATCCACGAACAGACCTGGGAGACCTTCAGCCGCAACTGGCACGTCGACACCCGGCACGTCTTCGCCTGGACGCGGGCCGCGCTGCGGGAACCCCTGGCGCCCGGCGGGGTCGTCGTGTCGATGTCGAGCGGGGCCGCCCTCGGCGGGTCGCCGCTCAGCGGCGGGTACGCCAGCGCGAAGGCCGCGGTCCGGTACCTGCGCGGGTACGCCGCCGGCGAGTCGGACCGCGCCGCGCTGGGCCTGCGGTTCGTCACGTTGCTGCCGCAGCTGACGCCCACCGCGGGCGTCGGCGCGGCCGGTGTCACCGGCTACGCCGCGCGTGCCGGCGTCGACCGCGACGCCTTCATCGAGGGCCTGCAGCCGGTCCTGACGCCGGAGCAGGTCGCCAAGGCCGTCCTCGACGTCGCTTCGGACGCCGGAAGCGCCGCGGAGTACCAGGTCGACGGTTCCGGGCTGCGCGCGCTCTAACGTGGACGGGACCATGACCGACTTCGCCGCGGAGACCGAGCCGTTCCGGCCGGAGCTGCTCGCGCACTGCTACCGCCTGCTCGGCTCGATCCACGACGCCGAGGACCTCGTGCAGGAGACCTACCTGCGGGCGTGGCGCGGGTTCGGCCGGTTCGAAGGCCGCTCCTCGGTGCGGCGGTGGCTCTACAGGATCGCGACCACGGCCTGCCTGACGGCGTTGGCGACCCGGGCCCGGCGGCCGCTGCCGTCGGGCCTGGGCGCGCCGGCCGACGACCACCGGGTGACCGTGGCGGACGCGGAACCGTCGGTGCCGTGGCTGCAGCCGGTGCCGGACGCGCTGCTCGACCCGGCGGCGATCACGGCGGGCCGGGCCGGGGTGCGGCTGGCGTTCATCGCCGCGCTGCAGCTGCTGCCCGCCCGGCAGCGGGCCGTGCTGACCTTGCGCGACGTGCTGGCGTTCCCGGCCGCCGACGTCGCCGGCATGCTCGACACGACGACCGACGCCGTCGACAGCGCGCTGCGCCGCGCCCGCACCCGGCTCGCCGAAGCGGCCCTGGCCGAAGACGACCTCGCCGAGCCCGGTGAACCCGCCCGCCGGACGCTGCTCGACAGCTACGTCGACGCGTTCGTCCGCGCCGACCCGGGCGCGCTGGTGAAGCTGCTGCGGGCCGACGTCGAGCTGGAGATGCCCCCGATCCCGACGTGGTTCACCGGCCGGGACGCGGTCGTCGGGTTCCTCGCGAGCCGCGTGCTGCGCGAGGGCCGCTGGCACCTGGTCCCGACGCGCGCCAACGGCCAGCCGGCGCTGGTGGAGTACGCCCGGACCGAGAGCGGCTTCGAGCCCCACGGCGTCCAGGTGCTGACACTCGCCGGCGACCGGATCGCGCGGATCACGGCGTTCAACGACCCGGCACTGGTCCCGGCGTTCGGCCGGGCACCGGCCCGGGACAGCCGGCCCGCGGTGCCCGACGCGTGACCGCGGCTCGTGACTGCCCCGGGCCGAACCGGCACCGGACCCTTCGCCCCCAGCGGGAATGCGCCGCCAACCCTCAGGCTTCGGTGTGCCCCAGCAGCGGCCGCGGCACGAACCTCGCCGCCCGGTCCAGCAGGGTGTCCAGTTCGAGCACGGTGAGTTCGTTGGCCCCGGCCCGGACGACCGGGCGCGGCACGTACAGCGTCCGCTGCGGTCCGCGCCGCCAGTAGCGGCCCAGCGGGAAGCCGTTGAACCACGCCATGCCCTTGCCCCACTCGCCCGTGTCCAGGAACAAGTCGGCCGACGCGGGGACGTCGACGGACGCGCGCAGCAGCACCGGGCCGGCCACCGGGCCCGCCACCGGCGCCGGGACGGAAGGCGCGGAAGGCGCGGAAGGCAGTGCGGCCAGGTCGAGCGGCAGTACTTCCCACCCCAGCAACGGCGAGCCGTCCACCGAGGCGCCGCCGATGATGCCCTTCGGTTCGCCGATCCGCGGGCCGTAGTCGACGCGGCCCTCGTCCTCGACCAGCACCAGCAGCTCGCCCCGGCCGCCCGGCAGCGGCAGCGCGCGCTCGTGGTGCTCCCGCAGCAGCGTGCCGACGCGGACGCCGTCCACGAACACCGTCGCGCGGTCGCGGACCTCGCCGAACACCAGCACGCCCGGCCCGTCGACCCAGGTCCGCAGCAGCGCCAGCCGCGGCATCGGGGACAGCTCGTCGAACACCGGCAGCTCTTCGAAGGACCGCCACGGGCCCCAGCGCTGCGGGGCTTCGAGCAGGAACACCGGGTCACCCAGCACCGCGGACGGCGTCGGCGCGGGCCGCGCCGGGGGCGGCGGCGTGTCCGGAACCTCGTGGTAGCGGGCGATCACGTCCCGGAACGCGTGGTACTTCGGTGTCGGGTCGCCGGCTTCGTCCAGCGGCGCGTCGTAGTCGTAGGACGTCACGATCGGCCGGTAGACGCCCTTGTCGTTGGCGCCGCTGGTGAGCCCGAAGCTGGTGCCGCCGTGGAACATGTACAGGTTGACCGACGCGCCGGCGGCGAGCAGCGTGTCCAGTTCGGCCGCGGCGTCCGCGGCGGAGGTCGTGTGGTGGTGGGTGCCCCAGTCGTCGAACCAGCCGTTCCAGAACTCGGCGCACATCAGCGGCCCGGCCGGCTGGTGCGCGCGCAGGGTCGCGAGCCGCGCCGCCGCGCCGGAACCGAACGACGCCGTCCGGTGCAGCCCGTCGAGGCCACCGGCTTCGAGCATGTCCGGCTGGTCCACTGTGGTCAGTGGTACCACCACCCCGGCCGCGCGCGTGTACTCGGCCAGCGCCTTCAGGTACCGCTTGTCGTCGCCGAACGCGCCGTACTCGTTCTCGACCTGGACCAGCAGCACCGGCCCGCCACGGTCGATCTGGTGCGGCACAACCACTTCGAGCACGCGCGTCAGGTACTCGCGCACGGCGGCGAGGTACCGCGGCTCGAACCGGCGGACCCCCACCTCCGGGTCCCGGAACAGCCACGCCGGCAGCCCGCCGTTGTCCCACTCCGCGCAGATGTACGGACCGGGCCGGACGATCGCGTACATCCCGGCGTCGGCGATCAAGCGCAGGAACCGGTCCAGATCGAGGCCGCCGGTGAGGTCGAAGGTGCCGGGCTCGGGCGCGTGCGCGTTCCACGGCACGTACGTCTCGATGGTGTTGAGCCCCATCCGCCGTGCCTTGTCGATCCGGTCGGCCCACAGGTCCGGGTGCACCCGGAAGTAGTGCAGGGAACCGGAAATAATCCGGAACGGCCGGCCGTCGAGCAGGAAATCGGTCTCGCCGATGACGAACTCAGGCATCCGGGCCCGCCAGGTGGAGCACACTCCAGGACCGGGGTGGCAGCGTCGCGGTGATGACGGTTCCCTTCTCGTCGGACGTCGCGGTGGCACCGGGCAGCGGCACCGGTCCCGCCGCGTCGAGGGTTTCGGCGGCGGACAGGGCGAACCGCCCGCCGCGGAGCCGGATCTCGACGTCGGTGCCCGACGCCGGGGCGCGGTTGGTGAGGAACACCGCACCCGCGGACCCGTCCACTGTCGCGGCGACGTCGACGAGATCGACCTCACCGTGCCGCGCGGTCCGGATCCGCTCTCCTTCGGCACCCAGCCGGAGACTGACACCCCGGGCCAGCGAGGAGACCAGCCGGAACGGGTGGAACGTCGGCTGCCGCCAGGCCGCGCCGCCGGGCTCGGTGCGGATCGGCGCGATCGCGTTCACCAGCTGCGCCTGGTTGGCCATCGTGACGCGGTCGACGTTGCGCAGCAACGAGCTCAGCAGCGAGCCGACGACCACCGCGTCGGTGAGGTCGTACGTCTCCTCCAGCAGCCGCGGGTGCTCCGGCCAGCCTCCGGCGACGAGCTCGGGCTGCTCGGTCTCGTTCCAGCGGCGCAGGTCCCAGACGTTCCACTCGTCGACGCTGATCCCGACGCGGGCCCCCACCTCGTCGATGATCCCTGCCGTCGTCCGGATGTAGGCGTCCAGTGCCGACGCGCTCGCGAGGTAACTGTCGGTGTCGCCGTCGATCTCCTGGTAGTAGGCGTGCAGCGAGATGTGGTCGACGAGCCCGGCCGTGTGCCGCAGCACCGTGCGCTCCCACTCGCCGAACGTCGGCATCTCCGCGTGCGAGCTCCCGGCGACGACCAGTTCGACGTCCGGGTCGATCATCCGCATCACCCGGGCGGTCTCCGCGGCCAGCCGGCCGTACTCGCCGGCCGTCTTGTGCCCGATCTGCCACGGCCCGTCCATCTCGTTGCCCAGGCACCACAACCGGAAGCCGAACGGGCGGTCGGCGCCGTTCGCGCGCCGCCGCTCGCTCAGTTCGGTGCCGCCGGGGTGGTTGCAGTACTCGAGGACGTCGGCGGCTTCCTGGACGCCGCGGGTGCCGAGGTTGACCGCGTACATCACCTCGACGTCCGCGGCCTGCGCCCACGCGGCGAACTCGTGCAGCCCGAACCGGTTGGACTCCACGCTGTGCCAGGCGGGGTCGAGCCGGACCGGCCGGTCGGGCCCGACGCCGTCCTCCCAGCGGTACGCCGAGACGAAGTTGCCGCCGGGGTAGCGCACCACCGTCGGGCCCAGTTCCCGGACCAGCTCCAAGACGTCGCCCCGGAACCCACGGCTGTCCGAAGTGGAGTGTCCCGGTTCGTGGATCCCGGTGTACACGGCCCGGCCCAGGTGCTCGACGAACGAGCCGAACAGGCGGCGCGGGACCGGGCCGACGGCCTCGTTCACGTCACCTTCGATCCGGACGCTCATCCCGCGGTGACCGTGAAGCCCTGCTGGTTGCCGTAGTCGACCAGCGCCCTCTGCCACGCGGCCAGCCCGGCGTCGAGGCTGGTGCCGTTGAGGTAGGCCTGCCCGACGGTGTCGGTGAAAACGCTGTTGGCGTAGGTCTGGTACGGCAGGTACGTCCAGCCCTTCGCGACGTCCTTCGACGCCTGCGTCAGCACCTGGTTGACCTTCTGCCCGCCGAAGTACGGCACGGCCTCGTCGACGAACGCGGGTGAGCTCAGGTCGGCCGTGGTGGCCGGGAAGCCACCGCTTTCGATGAACGGCTTGACGCCGTTGCCGTGGTTGAGCCAGCGCACGAACGCCGCGGCCAGCGCCGGGTTCTTGCTCTGCTTGAGCACCGACTGCGTGCTGCCGCCGTTCTCCGCGGTGACCGGCTGCCCGTCGTAGGTCGGCATCGGCGCCACCGCCCACTTCCCGGCGCCGCCGGGCACCGAGGACTTGAAGTTGCCGGGCATCCAGGCACCGGTGACCAGGGTGGCGATGGTGCCGTCACCCAGGGCGCGGAACCAGTCGTCGGACCACTCCTTGACCGGGGCGAGCTGCTTGCCCTCGACCAGCTGGTTCCACAGCGCGGTCCACTTCTTCGAGCCCGCGTCCGCCAGGTTGATCTTCACGTTCCGGCCGTCCGCGGTGAACGGGTGCCCGCCCGCCTGCCAGATCATGCTCAGCGCGAAGCCGGGGTCGCCGGTGTCGGAGGTGATGTACTTCGTCGGGTCGGCCGCGTGCAGCTTCTTGGCCGCGGCGACGTACTCCTCCCAGGTCTTCGGCACGGCGATGGCGTTCTTGTCGAATACCTCCTTGTTGTAGAACAACGCCATCGGACCGGAGTCCTGCGGCAGGCCGTACAGCCCGTTGTTGTTCTTCACCTGCGCCCACGTCGACGCGCTGTAGTCCTTTTCGAACGCTTGGAAGCCGAACTGGCCGAGGTCGGCGAGCGAGTCGGTCAGCGCGAACTGCGGCAACGCGTAGTACTCGACCTGCGCGACGTCCGGGGCGCCGGAGCCGGCCTTGATCGCGTTCTGCAGCTTGGTGTACTCGTCCTTGTTCGTGCCGGCATTGACGTAATTGACCTTGACGTTGGGAAACTCCTTCTGGAACGCGGCGACCTGGTCCTTGGCCGACGGCGTCCAGCTCCAGTAGGTGATCTCCCCGCCGGCCTTCAGCGCGGCGTCGACGGAGTCCTGGGTGCCGGTGGCGCCGGCCGGCCCGGAGGAGCTTCCGGACGAGCAGCCCACGGCCAGCAGGGCGGCCAGTGCGACGGCGCCGAACGCCTTGGCGCGAGTGCGGATGCGTGACATCGGGTGTCCCTTCACGACGGTGTGACGGCTGTGCTTGTTGCTTGACACGCTCATTGCTTGACACTGCCCGCACTGAGACCGGACTGCCAGAAGCGTTGCAGGAGCAGGAAAGCGACGACGAGCGGGATGATCGTGAGCAGCGAACCGGTGAGCACCAGGTTGAACACCGGCCGCGCGCCGGCGCCGGAGGCCTGCGCGCTCCACTGGTTCAGCCCGACGGTCAGCGGGTACCACTTCGGCTCGCTCAGCATGATCAGGGGCAGGAAGTAGTTGTTCCAGGTGGACACCATGGTGAACAGCGCGACGGTCACCACGCCGGGGACCAGCTGGCGCAGCGTCACGGTGAAGAAGATCCGGAGCTCGCCCGCGCCGTCGATCCGCGCCGCCTCCATCAGCTCGTCGGGAATGGCTTCGGTGGCGTACACCCAGATCAGGTAGAGGCCGAACGGGCTGATCAGCGACGGGATGATGATGGCCAGCGGGGTGTTCGTCAGCCCGAGCTTGCTGAACATCAGGAACGTCGGCACGGCGAGCGCCGTCCCGGGCACGGCCACCGCGCCGAGCACGACGGCGAAGACCGCCTTGCGGCCGGGGAAGCGGTACTTGGCCATCCCGTACCCGGCCGCGGTGGCGAGGACCGTCGCGCCGCCGGCGCCGACCCCGACGTAGAGCAGCGTGTTCCCCAGCCAGCGCAGGAAGATCCCGTTGTCGTAGGTGAAGGTCTGGCCGATGTTGTCGAACAGCGCGAACGGGCCGCCGAACGACAGCCCCGAGCTGCTGAACAGCGCGTCCTGCGTCTTGGTCGCGTTGATCACCAGCCACACCAGCGGGACCAGGGTGTAGAGCAGGTACAGCGCCATGACCGTGGTGAGCACCCGGGACCGGCGGGGGCGCGTCACGGAGACTGCCGTCATCACATCCCCTTCCGGGCGCCGCGCAGCTGCACGACGTAGGCGATGACGGCGGTGATCGCGCCCATCACGATCGCGACCGTGGCGGAGTAGTTGTACTGCTGGCCGCCGAAGGAGAGGTTGTAGGCGTACATGTTCGGCGTGTAGAACGTGCCGATCACGTTGGGCGCCAGCGTGCGCATGATGTTCGGCTCGTTGAACAGCTGGAAGCTGCCGATGATCGAGAAGATCGTGGCGATCACGATCGCGCCCCGCAGCGCCGGGAGCTTGATGCTCGAGATGGTGCGGAACGCGCCCGCGCCGTCGATCGCCGCCGCCTCGAACAGCTCCTTCGGGATCACCTTCAGCGCGGAGTAGAAGATGAGCATGTTGTAGCCCACGAACTCCCAGGTGACGACGTTGCCGATCGAGGCGAGCATCCAGTTTTCCGACAACGGTTTCACGACGTCGCGGCCGAGCAGGTGGTTCAGGTCCGCCGCCAGTCCGAAGTGGTCGCCGTAGATGAAGCCCCACATCAGCGCGGCGACCACCGCGGGCACGGCGTAGGGCAGGAAGATCACGATCCGGAAGAACCCGGCCGCGTGCAGCCGGGCGCTGTCGATCGCCAGCGCGGCGACGAGCGCGAGCAGCAGCATCACCGGCACCTGGACGGCGAGGAAGAGCAGCACCCGCAGGAAGGAGTCCCAGAACTTCGCGTCGGCGAGGACGTCGGCGTAGTTCGCGGCGCCGACGAACGTCGTCCCGCCGAAGAAGGCCTGGTCGCGGAAGAGGCTGAGGCCGAACGCGTAGATGATCGGCGCCAGGAACGTCAGCGCGAAGACGACCATGAACGGGGCGACGAAGAGCCAGCCACGCCACTGCCGCCGTGGTCGGCGGGCCGGTGGGGCCGCTGAAGCCATGGGAGCCATGGGAGCCATGGAAGCCACTGTGGACGTCATCGTCCCTCCGGCGGTTCGTGCTGATGTTTACGTTAACATGGACGACCGGAAGGTACCGTGTTGACGTAAACATGTCCAGGACGCCAAGGAGCCACCTGTGCCGGCTGCATCCGCTCGCCGTGGACCGTCGATGGCGGACGTGGCCCGCGAGGCGGGCGTCTCGGGCCAGACGGTCTCCCGGGTGGCGAACGGCCGGGCGAACGTCGACGACGCCACCCGCGAACGGGTCCTGGCCGCGATGCGCCGCATCGGCTACCGGCCCAACAGCGCGGCCCGCGCGCTGCGCAACGGGTCGTTCCGCAGCATCGGCGTGATCATCTCGGCGCTGCCGACGTTCGGGAACAGCCGCACGCTCGACGCCATCGCGGCGGCGGTCGTCGCCGAGGGGTTCTCGATCATCCTGATGCCGGTGACGCGCCCGACGCAGGGTGAGGTCACCGGGGCGTTCAGCAAGCTGAACGAGCAGGCGGTCGACGGCGTCGTCATCCTCATCGAGCAGCACCAGCTCGACCAGAGCGAGATCGAGCTGCCGCACGGCCTGCCGGTGGTGGTGATCGACTCGAGCGCGCGGTA is a window from the Amycolatopsis sp. NBC_00355 genome containing:
- a CDS encoding alpha-N-arabinofuranosidase, which translates into the protein MSVRIEGDVNEAVGPVPRRLFGSFVEHLGRAVYTGIHEPGHSTSDSRGFRGDVLELVRELGPTVVRYPGGNFVSAYRWEDGVGPDRPVRLDPAWHSVESNRFGLHEFAAWAQAADVEVMYAVNLGTRGVQEAADVLEYCNHPGGTELSERRRANGADRPFGFRLWCLGNEMDGPWQIGHKTAGEYGRLAAETARVMRMIDPDVELVVAGSSHAEMPTFGEWERTVLRHTAGLVDHISLHAYYQEIDGDTDSYLASASALDAYIRTTAGIIDEVGARVGISVDEWNVWDLRRWNETEQPELVAGGWPEHPRLLEETYDLTDAVVVGSLLSSLLRNVDRVTMANQAQLVNAIAPIRTEPGGAAWRQPTFHPFRLVSSLARGVSLRLGAEGERIRTARHGEVDLVDVAATVDGSAGAVFLTNRAPASGTDVEIRLRGGRFALSAAETLDAAGPVPLPGATATSDEKGTVITATLPPRSWSVLHLAGPDA
- a CDS encoding ABC transporter substrate-binding protein translates to MSRIRTRAKAFGAVALAALLAVGCSSGSSSGPAGATGTQDSVDAALKAGGEITYWSWTPSAKDQVAAFQKEFPNVKVNYVNAGTNKDEYTKLQNAIKAGSGAPDVAQVEYYALPQFALTDSLADLGQFGFQAFEKDYSASTWAQVKNNNGLYGLPQDSGPMALFYNKEVFDKNAIAVPKTWEEYVAAAKKLHAADPTKYITSDTGDPGFALSMIWQAGGHPFTADGRNVKINLADAGSKKWTALWNQLVEGKQLAPVKEWSDDWFRALGDGTIATLVTGAWMPGNFKSSVPGGAGKWAVAPMPTYDGQPVTAENGGSTQSVLKQSKNPALAAAFVRWLNHGNGVKPFIESGGFPATTADLSSPAFVDEAVPYFGGQKVNQVLTQASKDVAKGWTYLPYQTYANSVFTDTVGQAYLNGTSLDAGLAAWQRALVDYGNQQGFTVTAG
- a CDS encoding carbohydrate ABC transporter permease encodes the protein MTAVSVTRPRRSRVLTTVMALYLLYTLVPLVWLVINATKTQDALFSSSGLSFGGPFALFDNIGQTFTYDNGIFLRWLGNTLLYVGVGAGGATVLATAAGYGMAKYRFPGRKAVFAVVLGAVAVPGTALAVPTFLMFSKLGLTNTPLAIIIPSLISPFGLYLIWVYATEAIPDELMEAARIDGAGELRIFFTVTLRQLVPGVVTVALFTMVSTWNNYFLPLIMLSEPKWYPLTVGLNQWSAQASGAGARPVFNLVLTGSLLTIIPLVVAFLLLQRFWQSGLSAGSVKQ
- a CDS encoding carbohydrate ABC transporter permease is translated as MASAAPPARRPRRQWRGWLFVAPFMVVFALTFLAPIIYAFGLSLFRDQAFFGGTTFVGAANYADVLADAKFWDSFLRVLLFLAVQVPVMLLLALVAALAIDSARLHAAGFFRIVIFLPYAVPAVVAALMWGFIYGDHFGLAADLNHLLGRDVVKPLSENWMLASIGNVVTWEFVGYNMLIFYSALKVIPKELFEAAAIDGAGAFRTISSIKLPALRGAIVIATIFSIIGSFQLFNEPNIMRTLAPNVIGTFYTPNMYAYNLSFGGQQYNYSATVAIVMGAITAVIAYVVQLRGARKGM